A single Ruficoccus amylovorans DNA region contains:
- a CDS encoding FAD-dependent oxidoreductase, which translates to MPQHKQSLKTDVLVAGGGCAGLAAALAAARKGCDVILVERAPFAGGIVTAVGLPYLDGLVDPDSGAIVTRGIPVEILSRMGGCAPDAQRATDISPRLREEHSPAAVLIPSTEQFKRVADAMLTECGPRLRILYTGTVCDATVREGRIARVSVAAKTGLYPIEARSYIDATGDADLAWLAECAVEKSTPLMPMTLHFRIGNVHPHPSMKAQMQTVCEQAARSGELKAFYGPHFECHYAPDEIDVHAIRINGDASDAFDLSRAEIEGRRDSWLMFERWKKDVPGFEDAYFVTSGPFIGVRETRRLQGRYRLHEDDILGHTVFDDAVATGTWYMDVHPNSATPGDFQDYKPYWPGPYQIPYRSLLPIEVNNLLVAGRCHSATRQAAASSRVTATAMSMGQAAGHAAALAQSRRQDVGDLHGETVGNALAENGAGIYIPERRPAGTR; encoded by the coding sequence ATGCCGCAGCACAAGCAGAGCCTGAAGACTGACGTTCTCGTCGCCGGCGGAGGCTGTGCCGGCTTGGCCGCCGCCCTCGCCGCCGCCCGTAAAGGTTGCGACGTGATTTTGGTCGAGCGAGCGCCTTTCGCGGGGGGGATTGTCACCGCCGTGGGTCTGCCCTACCTCGACGGGCTTGTCGATCCGGACAGCGGCGCGATCGTCACGCGTGGCATCCCCGTGGAAATACTCAGCCGCATGGGGGGCTGCGCCCCCGACGCGCAACGGGCGACGGACATATCCCCCCGCTTACGCGAAGAGCACTCCCCAGCCGCCGTGCTGATCCCCAGCACCGAGCAGTTCAAGCGAGTGGCCGATGCCATGCTGACCGAATGTGGCCCGCGTCTGCGCATCCTCTACACCGGCACGGTCTGTGACGCAACCGTGCGCGAAGGCCGTATTGCCCGTGTATCCGTCGCCGCCAAGACTGGGCTGTATCCGATTGAGGCGCGGAGCTATATCGACGCCACGGGGGACGCCGACCTGGCCTGGCTCGCGGAGTGCGCGGTGGAAAAATCCACGCCGCTGATGCCAATGACCCTGCACTTTCGCATCGGCAACGTACACCCCCACCCCAGCATGAAAGCGCAGATGCAGACTGTCTGTGAGCAGGCGGCCCGGTCCGGGGAACTCAAGGCCTTTTACGGCCCGCACTTCGAGTGCCACTACGCCCCGGACGAGATCGACGTGCATGCCATTCGCATCAACGGCGATGCCAGCGATGCTTTTGACCTCAGCCGGGCCGAGATCGAAGGTCGCCGCGACAGTTGGCTCATGTTTGAGCGCTGGAAAAAAGACGTCCCCGGTTTCGAGGATGCGTACTTCGTCACCTCCGGTCCCTTCATCGGTGTGCGCGAAACCCGGCGCCTGCAAGGCCGCTACCGTCTGCACGAGGACGATATCCTCGGGCACACCGTTTTCGACGATGCCGTGGCGACGGGCACCTGGTACATGGACGTGCATCCAAACTCCGCCACCCCCGGCGATTTCCAGGACTACAAGCCCTACTGGCCGGGCCCCTACCAGATCCCCTACCGCAGCCTGCTTCCAATTGAAGTCAACAATCTTCTGGTCGCCGGGCGCTGCCACTCCGCCACCCGCCAGGCGGCGGCCTCCAGCCGTGTTACCGCCACCGCCATGTCCATGGGGCAAGCTGCCGGGCACGCCGCAGCCCTCGCCCAGAGTCGCCGCCAAGACGTCGGTGACCTGCACGGGGAGACCGTGGGTAACGCGCTTGCCGAGAACGGCGCGGGCATCTACATTCCGGAGCGCCGCCCCGCCGGCACCCGTTAG